One genomic segment of Actinopolymorpha sp. NPDC004070 includes these proteins:
- a CDS encoding PLD nuclease N-terminal domain-containing protein, which yields MLRVLPVLIALVLLVYCLVDLAQSRSDRVRAMPRWAWALVITFLPYAGPVGWLTLGRPVEGGSSGRPALRPDQPLAPDDDPEFLARLARMRQKSEDDRLRQWQADLERRERELGGDEGEGSGGPAGSSRA from the coding sequence GTGCTCCGCGTACTACCCGTCCTGATCGCCCTCGTCCTGCTCGTCTACTGCCTGGTCGATCTCGCGCAGAGCCGATCCGACAGGGTCCGGGCGATGCCCCGGTGGGCGTGGGCGCTGGTCATCACGTTCCTTCCGTACGCCGGACCGGTCGGCTGGCTCACACTCGGCCGGCCCGTCGAGGGCGGCTCGTCCGGGCGGCCCGCACTCCGGCCCGACCAGCCGCTGGCGCCCGACGACGACCCGGAGTTCCTCGCCCGGCTCGCCCGGATGCGGCAGAAGTCCGAGGACGACCGGCTGCGGCAGTGGCAGGCCGACCTCGAACGCCGCGAACGCGAACTCGGCGGCGACGAAGGTGAGGGGTCAGGCGGTCCCGCCGGCAGCAGTCGCGCCTGA
- a CDS encoding threonine/serine dehydratase: MAESALVTLDDVRTAANRIAEGVLRTPLVATSWGEADRPLWLKPENLQVIGAFKVRGALNAVGALTEQERAHGIVTHSSGNHAQAVALAGREYAAPVTVVMPDTAPEVKVAATRALGAEVVMVPAAERESRTAELVAEHGYAYIPPYDHADVIAGQGTIGLEILADLPDVATVLVPVGGGGLLSGVATAVKALRPNVTVLGCEPELAGDAAESMRLGERQVWPVEQTYRTIADSLRVCLSELTWAHVHERVDGILTVTEDAIADAVRVLATRSRLVAEPGGAVTTAAYLSHAGDLPAGPVVAVVSGGNIEPDLLVKLLGS, translated from the coding sequence ATGGCCGAGAGCGCACTGGTGACACTGGACGACGTACGCACCGCCGCCAACCGGATCGCGGAGGGGGTGCTGCGCACCCCGCTGGTCGCGACGTCCTGGGGCGAGGCCGACCGGCCGTTGTGGCTCAAGCCGGAGAACCTCCAGGTCATCGGGGCCTTCAAGGTCCGGGGCGCGCTGAACGCCGTCGGCGCGCTGACCGAGCAGGAACGCGCGCACGGCATCGTCACGCACTCCTCCGGCAACCACGCGCAGGCCGTGGCGCTGGCCGGACGGGAGTACGCCGCGCCGGTGACCGTGGTGATGCCGGACACCGCGCCCGAGGTGAAGGTCGCCGCCACCCGAGCCCTGGGAGCGGAGGTGGTGATGGTTCCGGCCGCGGAGCGGGAGTCGCGCACCGCCGAGCTTGTCGCCGAGCACGGCTACGCCTACATTCCGCCGTACGACCATGCGGACGTGATCGCCGGTCAGGGCACGATCGGGCTGGAGATCCTCGCCGACCTGCCCGACGTGGCGACCGTCCTGGTGCCGGTCGGCGGCGGGGGCCTGCTGTCGGGGGTGGCCACCGCGGTCAAGGCGCTGCGGCCCAACGTCACGGTGCTCGGCTGTGAGCCGGAGCTGGCCGGGGACGCCGCTGAGAGCATGCGCCTCGGCGAACGCCAGGTGTGGCCGGTCGAGCAGACCTACCGCACGATCGCCGACTCGCTGCGGGTGTGCCTCTCAGAGCTCACCTGGGCGCACGTTCACGAACGCGTGGACGGCATCCTCACCGTCACCGAGGACGCCATCGCCGACGCGGTGCGGGTGCTGGCCACCCGGTCCCGGCTGGTGGCCGAGCCCGGCGGCGCGGTGACCACCGCCGCCTACCTCAGCCACGCGGGCGACCTGCCCGCCGGCCCGGTCGTGGCCGTGGTCTCCGGCGGCAACATCGAGCCGGACCTGCTGGTCAAGCTGCTGGGCTCCTGA
- a CDS encoding DUF4229 domain-containing protein: MRTFLVYTVLRLVIFLACFGVLYLLFGNHVSGWLIALPAVLLTSGLSWLLLRQRGVEAGAALTSAVRSVRGRLDASTRREDAER; the protein is encoded by the coding sequence GTGCGTACCTTCCTCGTCTACACGGTGCTCCGGCTCGTCATCTTCCTGGCGTGCTTCGGAGTGCTGTACCTGCTGTTCGGCAACCACGTGTCGGGGTGGCTGATCGCGCTGCCCGCCGTGCTCCTCACGTCCGGTCTGTCCTGGTTGCTGCTGCGCCAGCGCGGCGTCGAGGCCGGCGCGGCGCTCACCTCCGCCGTGAGGTCCGTGCGCGGGCGCCTGGACGCGTCCACCCGCCGGGAAGACGCCGAACGCTGA
- a CDS encoding multidrug efflux SMR transporter, whose translation MAWLVLVGSGFLEAGWAISLKLSNGFTRLVPSVVFAVCALASLGGLAWAMKQIPVGPAYAAWTGIGASVTAVIGMVFLGDGFSVLKLVSLALIIAGVIGLNLSGAGH comes from the coding sequence ATGGCGTGGCTGGTGTTGGTCGGATCGGGGTTCCTCGAAGCGGGCTGGGCGATTTCGCTGAAGTTGTCCAACGGCTTCACCCGGCTGGTGCCGTCGGTGGTGTTCGCCGTGTGCGCACTCGCGAGCCTGGGCGGGCTTGCCTGGGCGATGAAGCAGATCCCGGTCGGGCCGGCGTACGCCGCCTGGACCGGCATCGGCGCGTCGGTGACCGCCGTGATCGGCATGGTGTTCCTGGGCGACGGCTTCTCCGTCCTGAAGCTCGTCTCGCTGGCGCTGATCATCGCCGGGGTGATCGGGCTCAACCTGTCCGGAGCGGGACACTGA
- a CDS encoding TetR family transcriptional regulator: MVAAAADLLQDAGVDAVSHRAVARQAGVPLGSTTYYFASLDDLRATAAGALAQRWIRRAARSAAAVPEGSYGERETARRLARAVLPAGRAAVLAQYEQLLAAARHPAVAAVLRGMRPAFLDVIDGLLARTGWSGRVSADVVLALVDGAAVSALSEGRGDARDVATDLLTQLLGER, from the coding sequence CTGGTCGCCGCGGCCGCCGACCTGCTCCAGGACGCCGGGGTGGACGCGGTGAGCCACCGCGCGGTGGCCCGCCAGGCCGGCGTGCCCCTCGGCTCCACGACGTACTACTTCGCCTCACTGGACGACCTGCGCGCCACCGCGGCCGGCGCCCTCGCGCAGCGCTGGATACGCCGGGCCGCCCGCTCCGCGGCCGCGGTCCCCGAGGGCAGCTACGGCGAACGCGAGACCGCCCGGCGGCTGGCCCGCGCGGTGCTGCCGGCCGGGCGTGCCGCGGTCCTCGCGCAGTACGAACAACTGCTCGCCGCCGCCCGCCATCCCGCGGTTGCCGCGGTCCTGCGGGGGATGCGGCCGGCGTTCCTGGACGTGATCGACGGCCTGCTCGCCCGCACCGGCTGGTCCGGCCGGGTGAGTGCCGACGTGGTCCTCGCCCTCGTCGACGGCGCGGCGGTGAGCGCGCTGTCGGAGGGCCGCGGCGACGCCCGCGACGTGGCCACCGACCTCCTCACCCAGCTCCTCGGCGAACGGTGA
- a CDS encoding PLP-dependent cysteine synthase family protein, which produces MPERDWVAEAVRRVEADANRSADTHLHVFPLPARWGIDLYLKDESVHPTGSLKHRLARSLFLYALTSGWLGPDTPVIEASSGSTAVSEAYFARLLGLPFVAVMPACTSPEKIALIEFYGGRCHLIDDPRGIYAESHRLAEETGGHFMDQFTYAERATDWRGNNNIAESIFEQLRLERHPVPWWVVVGAGTGGTSATIGRYVRYRRHETRLCVVDPDGSAFYEGWSRGDSEVTAVGSRIEGIGRPRVEPSFVPSVVDTMLRVPDAASVAAMRHLLGVTGQRAGGSTGTNLWGALTLVGRMRAAGERGSVVTLICDGGDRYAHTYYDDAWVAAQGLDLAPYADRLKAFTTTGTLESDDVR; this is translated from the coding sequence ATGCCCGAGCGCGACTGGGTGGCCGAGGCGGTCCGACGGGTGGAAGCCGACGCCAACCGCAGCGCCGACACCCACCTGCACGTGTTCCCGCTGCCGGCGCGGTGGGGGATCGACCTCTACCTCAAGGACGAGTCGGTGCACCCGACCGGCAGCCTCAAGCACCGACTGGCGCGGTCGCTGTTCCTGTACGCGCTGACCAGCGGCTGGCTCGGCCCGGACACGCCGGTGATCGAGGCGTCCAGCGGCTCCACCGCGGTCAGCGAGGCGTACTTCGCGCGGCTGCTGGGGCTGCCGTTCGTGGCGGTGATGCCGGCGTGCACGAGCCCGGAGAAGATCGCGCTGATCGAGTTCTACGGCGGCCGCTGTCACCTGATCGACGACCCGCGCGGGATCTACGCGGAGTCCCACCGGCTCGCCGAGGAGACCGGCGGGCACTTCATGGACCAGTTCACCTACGCCGAACGCGCCACCGACTGGCGCGGCAACAACAACATCGCCGAGAGCATCTTCGAGCAGCTACGCCTGGAACGGCATCCGGTGCCCTGGTGGGTCGTGGTCGGTGCCGGGACCGGTGGCACCAGCGCCACCATCGGCCGGTACGTCCGCTATCGCCGGCACGAGACCAGGCTGTGCGTCGTCGACCCGGACGGCTCGGCGTTCTACGAGGGCTGGTCACGCGGCGACAGCGAGGTGACCGCGGTCGGGTCCCGGATCGAGGGCATCGGCCGGCCGCGGGTCGAGCCGTCGTTCGTCCCCAGCGTCGTCGACACCATGCTGCGGGTGCCGGACGCGGCGTCGGTGGCGGCGATGCGGCACCTGCTCGGGGTGACCGGCCAGCGCGCCGGGGGGTCTACCGGCACCAACCTGTGGGGCGCGCTCACCCTGGTCGGCCGGATGCGGGCGGCCGGTGAACGGGGGAGCGTGGTGACGCTGATCTGCGACGGCGGCGACCGGTACGCCCACACCTACTACGACGACGCCTGGGTGGCCGCGCAGGGCCTCGACCTCGCGCCGTACGCCGACCGGCTCAAGGCGTTCACCACCACCGGAACCCTCGAATCCGACGACGTTCGGTAG
- a CDS encoding 1,4-dihydroxy-2-naphthoate polyprenyltransferase, producing the protein MATPAQWLDGARPRTLSASISPVVAGSGAAAAAGSFVAWKAALALVVAVALQVGSNYANDYSDGIRGTDDNRVGPQRLVGSGAARPKTVKAVAFGCFAVAAVCGLVLALTTAWWLLLVGVAAVAAAWFYTGGSRPYGYYALGEISVFVFFGLVAVIGTTYVQAGRVTWPAVACAFGVGALTCALLVANNLRDIPTDRESGKRTLAVVMGDRASRLLYAGLQVVAYVVVVLLAVTVTPWTLLALLSLPLAVRPVATVLRGTTGRALIPVLRDNGVAELAYAVLLAVGLVLA; encoded by the coding sequence GTGGCAACTCCCGCACAGTGGTTGGACGGCGCCCGTCCGCGCACGTTGTCCGCGTCGATCTCACCGGTCGTCGCCGGATCCGGCGCGGCCGCGGCCGCCGGCTCGTTCGTCGCCTGGAAGGCCGCGCTCGCGCTCGTCGTGGCGGTAGCTTTGCAGGTCGGCTCCAACTACGCCAACGACTACTCCGACGGCATCCGCGGCACCGACGACAACCGCGTCGGGCCGCAGCGCCTGGTCGGTTCGGGTGCGGCGCGACCGAAGACGGTGAAGGCCGTCGCCTTCGGCTGCTTCGCGGTCGCCGCGGTCTGCGGTCTGGTCCTCGCGCTCACCACCGCGTGGTGGCTGCTGCTGGTCGGCGTGGCCGCGGTCGCCGCCGCGTGGTTCTACACCGGTGGCAGCAGGCCGTACGGCTACTACGCACTCGGCGAGATCAGCGTGTTCGTGTTCTTCGGGCTGGTCGCGGTGATCGGCACGACGTACGTCCAGGCCGGCCGGGTGACCTGGCCTGCCGTCGCGTGCGCGTTCGGTGTCGGTGCGCTCACCTGCGCACTGCTGGTGGCCAACAACCTGCGCGACATCCCCACCGACCGGGAGAGCGGCAAGCGCACCCTCGCCGTCGTGATGGGCGACCGCGCGTCCCGGCTGCTGTACGCCGGGCTGCAGGTCGTGGCGTACGTCGTGGTGGTGCTGCTCGCGGTGACGGTGACGCCGTGGACGCTGCTGGCGCTGCTCTCGCTGCCGCTGGCGGTCCGGCCGGTGGCCACGGTCCTTCGCGGGACCACCGGCCGGGCGCTCATTCCGGTACTCCGCGACAACGGCGTGGCCGAACTCGCCTACGCCGTGCTGCTCGCGGTCGGGCTCGTCCTCGCCTGA
- a CDS encoding GNAT family N-acetyltransferase — protein sequence MHNVQMRLYEVRSTGELRSCADDDTLVLWAAQGFGPGVRGWRRGDAVAVASPGLSRRDRLAVHGPPDLVVPLVAEVLTEVGPTYRPIGSAALVEAVAGQVPGLSLAGKGFGWMQTSRPSPSPRPDGAGWLELGRSGLATTVTDLLAEAHPESYATPGVPGVRRWAGAWAETSEGRTLAAVAADAWSAPEVGYVAGVGARSALRGRGYAAAAFGLVLDTLVAEHGRAGLMVETANTAAVGLYRRCGLSWRPLAAAAVDGAPGCGPGAC from the coding sequence GTGCACAACGTACAGATGCGGCTGTACGAGGTTCGAAGCACAGGGGAGCTGCGCTCCTGCGCCGACGACGACACGCTGGTGCTGTGGGCGGCGCAGGGGTTCGGGCCGGGAGTGCGCGGCTGGCGCCGCGGCGACGCCGTGGCGGTGGCCTCGCCGGGCCTCTCCCGCCGCGACCGGCTCGCCGTGCACGGCCCGCCCGACCTGGTGGTCCCACTTGTCGCGGAGGTGCTGACGGAGGTCGGCCCGACGTACCGGCCGATCGGGTCCGCCGCCCTCGTCGAGGCGGTCGCCGGCCAGGTGCCCGGCCTGTCGCTTGCCGGGAAGGGGTTCGGGTGGATGCAGACGTCCCGTCCGTCGCCGTCTCCGCGACCGGACGGCGCGGGCTGGCTGGAGTTGGGCCGGTCGGGCCTCGCGACGACGGTCACCGACCTGCTCGCCGAGGCCCATCCTGAGTCGTACGCCACACCCGGTGTGCCCGGCGTACGCCGGTGGGCAGGGGCGTGGGCGGAGACCTCGGAAGGCCGCACTCTGGCCGCGGTGGCGGCGGACGCCTGGTCGGCGCCGGAGGTGGGCTACGTCGCCGGCGTCGGCGCGCGGTCGGCGCTGCGTGGACGCGGATACGCCGCGGCGGCGTTCGGGCTCGTCCTCGACACGCTCGTCGCCGAGCACGGGCGGGCCGGGCTGATGGTGGAGACCGCGAACACCGCGGCCGTCGGCCTCTACCGCCGGTGCGGGCTGTCCTGGCGGCCGCTCGCCGCGGCCGCCGTGGACGGTGCTCCCGGTTGCGGACCGGGCGCGTGCTGA
- a CDS encoding AMP-binding protein, translated as MPTESHRRLVAVELVDEPPPDNPGGGSRALVDHADHGVARAGVDGLLALLADRLGSDGPALAPLAPGPEREQILTILRTDLPLERDDIAVVLPTSGSTGEPKGALLPADALLHSARATLDALGGPGRWLLALPPTRVAGLQVLVRSLVAATTPVMMPGRFTVEAFTAATERLTDGWSGRRYTAVVPTQLGRLLDGGTAAVDALRSYDAVLAGGGASSAALLERARSAGVRVVTTYGMTETCGGCVYDGRPLAGVDLDVDEASGLVRIGGATVFAGYRRRPDLTAKALVDGRHLTSDLGRLGPDGTLEILGRADDVVVSGGVNVPLLAVERAVASCPGVAEAAAVGVPDPEWGSRVRAYVVLRPGADAPALADVRDHVSTAHPRAYAPREVVVVDALPLLPSGKVDRSALRAAAG; from the coding sequence GTGCCCACCGAATCCCACCGCCGACTGGTCGCCGTCGAACTCGTGGACGAGCCCCCTCCCGACAACCCGGGCGGCGGCTCGCGGGCCCTAGTCGATCATGCCGACCACGGCGTCGCGCGAGCCGGTGTCGACGGACTGCTGGCGCTGCTCGCGGACCGGCTCGGGAGCGACGGTCCGGCGCTGGCGCCGCTCGCGCCGGGACCCGAGCGCGAACAGATCCTGACCATACTCCGGACCGATCTTCCGCTGGAACGCGACGACATCGCCGTCGTACTGCCCACGTCCGGCTCCACCGGTGAGCCGAAGGGCGCCCTGCTGCCCGCGGACGCGCTGCTGCACTCGGCCCGGGCGACGCTGGACGCCCTCGGCGGCCCCGGCCGGTGGTTGCTGGCGCTGCCGCCGACCCGGGTGGCCGGCCTGCAGGTCCTGGTGCGCTCGCTGGTCGCCGCTACGACGCCGGTGATGATGCCGGGCCGGTTCACGGTGGAGGCGTTCACGGCGGCGACCGAAAGGCTGACCGACGGCTGGTCCGGTCGCCGGTACACCGCGGTGGTGCCGACCCAGCTCGGGCGGCTGCTCGACGGGGGCACCGCGGCGGTGGACGCGCTCAGGTCGTACGACGCGGTGCTGGCCGGCGGCGGGGCGAGTTCCGCCGCGCTGCTGGAGCGGGCCCGCTCGGCCGGGGTCCGGGTGGTCACGACGTACGGCATGACCGAGACGTGCGGCGGGTGCGTCTACGACGGCCGCCCGCTGGCCGGAGTCGACCTGGACGTCGACGAGGCGAGCGGCCTGGTCCGGATCGGCGGCGCGACGGTGTTCGCCGGCTACCGGCGGCGGCCCGACCTCACCGCGAAGGCCCTGGTGGACGGCCGGCACCTGACCAGCGACCTCGGCCGGCTAGGCCCCGACGGGACGCTGGAGATCCTCGGCCGGGCCGACGACGTGGTGGTTTCCGGCGGTGTCAACGTGCCCTTGCTCGCGGTGGAGCGGGCGGTCGCGTCCTGTCCCGGGGTGGCCGAGGCGGCGGCGGTGGGGGTCCCGGACCCCGAGTGGGGTTCCCGGGTCCGGGCGTACGTCGTGCTCCGGCCCGGGGCGGACGCGCCCGCGCTGGCCGACGTCCGCGACCACGTGAGCACCGCACACCCGCGGGCGTACGCACCACGCGAGGTGGTCGTGGTCGACGCGCTGCCGCTGCTGCCCTCCGGAAAGGTCGACCGCTCGGCACTACGAGCCGCCGCCGGCTGA
- a CDS encoding o-succinylbenzoate synthase — protein sequence MIIRADGDLHVFAVAMRNRFRGITLREGILVRGPAGWAEFSPFLDYDDVTCVPWLRAAREAAYDVWPTPVRDAIPVNCTVPAVGPERAHAVVCRSAGCRTAKVKVAEPGRPESDDLARVEAVRDALGPEGRIRVDANGSWDVDTAVRMITWLDKAAGGLEYAEQPCATVEELAQVRRRVDVPIAADESIRQAADPYRVVRHEAADIAVLKVQPLGGVLASLRIAEQIGLPVVVSSALETSIGIAAGVALAAALPELPYACGLATVSMLTADVVADPLVPVDGALPVVRPEPEPAHLAAAAADEATRQRWLERLDRVEGLA from the coding sequence ATGATCATCCGGGCGGACGGCGATCTCCACGTCTTCGCGGTGGCCATGCGCAACCGCTTCCGGGGCATCACCCTCCGTGAAGGGATCCTGGTCCGCGGCCCGGCCGGCTGGGCCGAGTTCAGCCCGTTCCTCGACTACGACGACGTCACCTGCGTCCCCTGGCTGCGAGCCGCCCGCGAGGCCGCGTACGACGTGTGGCCGACCCCCGTCCGCGACGCGATCCCGGTCAACTGCACCGTCCCTGCCGTCGGGCCCGAGCGGGCGCACGCGGTGGTGTGCCGCAGCGCCGGCTGCCGTACGGCCAAGGTGAAGGTCGCCGAGCCCGGCCGGCCCGAGTCCGACGACCTGGCGCGGGTGGAGGCGGTCCGCGACGCCCTCGGTCCGGAGGGCCGGATCCGGGTCGACGCCAACGGTAGCTGGGACGTCGACACCGCGGTCCGGATGATCACATGGCTGGACAAGGCCGCCGGCGGTCTGGAGTACGCCGAGCAACCCTGCGCCACGGTCGAGGAGCTCGCCCAGGTACGCCGCCGGGTGGACGTGCCCATCGCCGCCGACGAGTCGATCCGGCAGGCCGCCGACCCCTATCGCGTCGTCCGGCACGAGGCCGCCGACATCGCCGTGCTGAAGGTCCAGCCGCTCGGCGGGGTGCTGGCCTCGCTGCGGATCGCCGAGCAGATCGGGCTCCCGGTGGTGGTGTCGAGCGCGCTGGAGACCTCGATCGGGATCGCCGCCGGCGTCGCGCTGGCCGCGGCGTTGCCGGAGCTGCCGTACGCCTGCGGCCTGGCCACCGTCTCGATGCTGACCGCCGACGTGGTGGCCGACCCGCTGGTCCCCGTGGACGGCGCCTTACCGGTCGTCCGCCCCGAACCCGAACCCGCCCACCTCGCCGCCGCGGCCGCCGACGAGGCGACCCGGCAGCGGTGGCTGGAGCGCCTGGACCGGGTGGAGGGCCTCGCGTGA
- the menD gene encoding 2-succinyl-5-enolpyruvyl-6-hydroxy-3-cyclohexene-1-carboxylic-acid synthase: MNPSTALARVIVDELWRCGVREAVLAPGSRNAALAFALHAADAQGRIRLHVRVDERTAGFLALGLAKAGRRPVPVVCTSGTAAANLHPAVLEANHAGVPLLVLTADRPPDLRGVGASQTTDQIKLYGDAVRLFHEVGVPERRPGQNAYWRELAGRATAVARGFRDRNPGPVHLNLAFRDPLVPDPADPVDLDDPRLGDDWPESLAGRSGHGRWTRIERLSTEHIAWLEEGPRTVVVAGDGADAQARWLAETGGWPLLAEPSSGARSGPNALGPYRLLLDTRPDLEAGIERVVVHGWPTLSRPVTRLLARPDVEVVVVSRRPSWPDAGHQAYRVTTTAAPEGTVEGAGRREPDEWLAAWLAADRAARAAVDDVLAGEPEFTGLHVAREVAGVLPGGGLLVAGSSNPIRDLDLAGAPWNNRLVDESGRIDPRDHRRVLSNRGLAGIDGTLSTAIGAALVHRSGPAYALVGDLTFLHDANALVRGPYEARPDLTIVVVNDDGGGIFCTLEQGGPDHAEAFERIFGTPHGVDLGSLTAATHTPFTRATTRAELRGALSRSRGLRVVEVPVDRSRTRDLHARLREAVSAASYDGVR, from the coding sequence GTGAACCCGTCCACCGCACTGGCCCGGGTGATCGTCGACGAGCTGTGGCGGTGTGGCGTACGTGAGGCGGTGCTCGCGCCCGGATCGCGCAACGCCGCGCTCGCCTTCGCCCTGCACGCCGCCGACGCCCAGGGCCGGATCCGGCTGCACGTCCGCGTCGACGAGCGGACCGCCGGGTTCCTCGCGCTCGGGCTGGCCAAGGCCGGCCGCCGCCCGGTCCCGGTCGTGTGCACGTCCGGGACCGCCGCGGCCAACCTGCACCCGGCCGTGCTCGAGGCCAACCACGCGGGCGTGCCCCTGCTGGTGCTCACCGCCGACCGGCCGCCGGACCTGCGCGGCGTGGGCGCCAGCCAGACGACGGACCAGATCAAGCTGTACGGCGACGCGGTGCGGCTCTTCCACGAGGTCGGCGTACCCGAGCGCAGGCCCGGCCAGAACGCCTACTGGCGCGAGCTCGCCGGCCGGGCCACCGCGGTGGCCCGCGGGTTCCGCGACCGCAACCCAGGGCCGGTGCACCTCAACCTCGCGTTCCGCGACCCACTGGTACCCGACCCGGCCGACCCGGTGGACCTGGACGACCCTCGCCTGGGCGACGACTGGCCGGAGTCCCTCGCCGGCCGGTCCGGGCACGGCCGGTGGACGCGGATCGAGCGGCTGTCCACCGAGCACATCGCCTGGCTGGAGGAAGGCCCGCGCACGGTGGTGGTCGCCGGTGACGGTGCCGACGCGCAGGCGCGCTGGCTGGCCGAGACGGGCGGCTGGCCGCTGCTCGCCGAGCCGTCCAGCGGCGCGCGGTCCGGGCCGAACGCGCTCGGCCCCTACCGCCTGCTGCTGGACACCCGGCCCGACCTCGAGGCCGGCATCGAGCGCGTGGTCGTGCACGGCTGGCCCACGCTGTCCCGTCCGGTGACCCGGCTGCTGGCCCGCCCGGACGTCGAGGTGGTCGTGGTGTCCCGTCGGCCGTCCTGGCCGGACGCCGGTCACCAGGCGTACCGCGTCACCACGACCGCGGCGCCGGAGGGGACCGTCGAGGGTGCCGGCCGGCGCGAGCCGGACGAGTGGCTGGCCGCCTGGCTGGCCGCGGACCGGGCCGCCCGCGCCGCCGTCGACGACGTACTCGCCGGTGAGCCGGAGTTCACCGGCCTGCACGTCGCCCGGGAGGTCGCCGGCGTCCTGCCCGGCGGCGGCCTGCTGGTGGCCGGCTCCTCCAACCCGATCCGCGACCTCGACCTCGCCGGCGCGCCGTGGAACAACCGGCTGGTCGACGAGTCCGGCCGGATCGACCCGCGTGACCACCGGCGCGTACTGAGCAACCGTGGTCTGGCCGGCATCGACGGCACCCTGTCCACCGCGATCGGGGCGGCGCTGGTGCACCGGTCCGGTCCGGCGTACGCGCTGGTCGGCGACCTCACGTTCCTGCACGACGCGAACGCGCTCGTCCGCGGCCCGTACGAAGCCCGGCCCGACCTCACGATCGTGGTGGTCAACGACGACGGTGGCGGCATCTTCTGCACCCTCGAACAGGGCGGGCCCGACCACGCCGAGGCGTTCGAGCGGATCTTCGGTACGCCGCACGGCGTCGACCTCGGCTCCCTCACCGCGGCGACCCACACGCCGTTCACCCGGGCGACCACCCGGGCGGAACTGCGCGGGGCGCTGTCCCGGTCGCGGGGTCTGCGCGTGGTCGAGGTGCCGGTCGACCGGTCGCGCACCCGGGACCTGCACGCCCGGCTGCGCGAGGCGGTGTCGGCCGCCTCGTACGACGGGGTGCGCTGA
- a CDS encoding GNAT family N-acetyltransferase, with translation MHGELTDDPAAFLTSAADYFAADPVVNNVLVTNVTGRATGVITDPAPATYLTVRTDADAADAGRGGGEVVAAAMRTPPQRVWLSAESGPAAELAAEVLVGACPDAAGVVGTHPYVAAFVRTWERLTAAKAVPEMAERLHALDAVTPPPMAVPGVLRPATAADRDTLLAWCLAFEADAAEAAGRLVQAPTEVERHRVTEAVDLRLAEGRSWVWDHDGPVSHLGVTTPVHGVVRIGPVYTPRERRGRGYASALVAAVSRHALEAGAKTCSLFTDLANPTSNKIYAAVGYRPVRDVTAYRFEPVSGPE, from the coding sequence GTGCACGGCGAACTCACCGACGACCCGGCCGCCTTCCTGACCTCCGCCGCGGACTACTTCGCGGCGGATCCGGTGGTCAACAACGTGCTGGTCACCAACGTCACCGGCCGGGCGACCGGCGTGATCACCGATCCCGCACCGGCGACGTACCTCACGGTGCGAACCGATGCCGACGCGGCCGACGCCGGCAGGGGCGGCGGCGAGGTGGTGGCCGCCGCCATGCGGACCCCGCCGCAGCGAGTGTGGCTGTCCGCGGAGTCCGGCCCGGCCGCCGAACTGGCCGCGGAAGTCCTGGTCGGCGCCTGCCCGGACGCGGCGGGCGTGGTCGGCACCCACCCGTACGTCGCCGCCTTCGTCCGGACCTGGGAACGCCTCACCGCCGCGAAGGCCGTACCTGAGATGGCCGAGCGCCTGCACGCGCTGGACGCGGTGACGCCGCCGCCGATGGCGGTCCCCGGCGTCCTGAGACCGGCCACCGCCGCCGACCGGGACACGCTGCTGGCGTGGTGCCTCGCCTTCGAGGCGGACGCCGCGGAGGCCGCCGGCCGGCTGGTGCAGGCGCCGACGGAGGTGGAGCGGCACCGCGTGACCGAGGCGGTCGACCTGCGGCTGGCCGAAGGGCGTTCGTGGGTGTGGGACCACGACGGGCCGGTTTCGCACCTGGGTGTCACCACGCCGGTGCACGGCGTGGTCCGGATCGGCCCCGTCTACACGCCGCGCGAGCGGCGCGGGCGCGGGTACGCCAGTGCGCTGGTCGCCGCCGTCAGCCGGCACGCGCTGGAGGCCGGTGCGAAGACGTGCTCGTTGTTCACCGACCTGGCCAACCCGACCTCGAACAAGATCTACGCCGCGGTCGGCTACCGGCCGGTGCGCGACGTCACGGCCTACCGGTTCGAGCCGGTTTCCGGGCCCGAGTGA